The nucleotide window GCTACCTCGAGACCGAGCGCTACGACGACGCCACGCGCCTCGTGAGCCGCCGTCTCGCCCGCCGGGCCTCGCCGCGCGACCGGCGCTGGCTCGAGCGCGCGAGCGCCGGGCGCGCCCCGTGGCAGTAAGCCGCGACATGGCCAAGCTGACGCTCGAGGTGAACGGGGCGACCCGCGAGGTCGACTCCGACGATCCCGACGTCCCGCTCCTCTACGTGCTGAGGGACGACCTGAAGCTGACCGGCACCCACTTCGGATGCGGGCTGGCCCAGTGCGGGGCGTGCACGGTGCTCGTCGACGGCCGGGCGGTCCGCTCGTGCATCGCGCCGACCGCGTCCGTGGTCGGCCACGAGGTGGTGACCATCGAGGGCCTGGGGTCGCCCGAGCGGCCCGATCCGCTGCAGGCCGCATTCATCGGCGAGCAGGCCGCGCAGTGCGGCTACTGCACCGCCGGCATGGTGATGAGCGCCCGCGCGCTGCTCGTCCGGACGCCCCGTCCGAGCGAGCAGCAGGTGCGCGACGCGCTGGCCGGCAACCTCTGCCGCTGCG belongs to Candidatus Methylomirabilota bacterium and includes:
- a CDS encoding (2Fe-2S)-binding protein — translated: MAKLTLEVNGATREVDSDDPDVPLLYVLRDDLKLTGTHFGCGLAQCGACTVLVDGRAVRSCIAPTASVVGHEVVTIEGLGSPERPDPLQAAFIGEQAAQCGYCTAGMVMSARALLVRTPRPSEQQVRDALAGNLCRCGSHARVIRAVLRAAGAAPGAR